A region from the Melioribacter roseus P3M-2 genome encodes:
- a CDS encoding ThuA domain-containing protein — protein sequence MKIFIIYLIITVTGVFAQNKTDLLIVTGGKAVDPSFYRIFDDNKEINYKAIAKPDAFNFFSGDSMSIYDVVLFYDTFQEMNAGQKEAFLSIFEKGIGVLFLHHAIVAHQEWDEFLKIAGARYHYTPYLYKGLKYGPSTYKHDQDFEVIILDNNHPVTKGMENFSVHDEIYINIEYAEGNNNLLGTDNCESAKYLGWTRKYKNSVVVTLLLGHDRNVYENKNFRNLISNSIEWLKKGK from the coding sequence ATGAAGATTTTTATAATTTATTTAATAATTACAGTGACTGGCGTTTTTGCCCAAAACAAAACGGATTTATTGATAGTAACCGGCGGTAAAGCGGTCGACCCTTCGTTTTACCGGATATTCGACGACAATAAAGAAATAAATTATAAAGCGATAGCCAAACCCGATGCGTTTAACTTTTTCAGCGGCGATTCGATGTCGATTTATGACGTGGTTCTCTTTTACGATACTTTTCAGGAGATGAATGCCGGACAAAAAGAGGCGTTCCTTTCGATTTTCGAAAAGGGAATTGGCGTCTTATTTTTGCATCATGCAATCGTTGCACACCAGGAATGGGATGAATTTTTAAAAATTGCCGGCGCCAGATATCACTACACTCCGTATTTATACAAAGGGCTAAAATACGGTCCTTCCACTTACAAACACGATCAGGATTTTGAAGTAATTATACTCGACAATAATCATCCGGTTACTAAAGGGATGGAAAATTTTTCCGTTCACGACGAGATTTATATCAATATAGAATATGCGGAGGGAAACAATAATTTACTGGGTACGGATAATTGCGAGTCGGCAAAATATTTGGGGTGGACAAGGAAATACAAGAATTCCGTGGTAGTTACGCTTCTATTGGGGCATGACAGGAATGTATACGAAAACAAAAATTTTCGAAATTTAATCAGCAATTCAATCGAGTGGTTAAAAAAAGGAAAGTAG
- a CDS encoding DUF5123 domain-containing protein yields MPKKLLFLLIFAFSGMVFAQNVIMVDPGDGSLTTAIENASSGDILVLINGAEYTTSTANFAVLKNKQITIKAEEPTAEVKPILYSNFTPGENSPSEYFVMDEGSALTLEGLEIRGDSPMAPGIPVQTKLISYPVPLNEIQVGKLYIKDCVIHDFAGNMIDGAFDETLYNVVQDTIMIHNTIVYNLGDEPGSGTTGSVVQFKYANCKYFEAKNCTFYHINAYGLRFMGGSSYPNSFPPKGLIDHCTFNDVGGGKNMILVEHSENEWVLSNSIFSNAQDKTEKVLYFKRASSDMPPIATWQKLCFWELGPNRDLRWVTIPSENDTIYMDPEYLDPENGDFTLPAGSPLLTFGTDGGPIGDLRWAGNAVSVEENEILPTSFSLEQNYPNPFNPTTNISFTIPEAGYTKLAVYDILGREVAVLIDGQLNAGNHNVTFNAENLSTGIYLYKLTSKETSLVRKMMLIK; encoded by the coding sequence ATGCCTAAAAAGTTACTTTTTTTGTTGATTTTTGCGTTTTCCGGAATGGTTTTTGCACAAAATGTCATTATGGTAGATCCGGGCGACGGCTCGCTTACGACGGCAATCGAAAATGCCAGTTCAGGGGATATCCTTGTTTTGATTAACGGCGCTGAATATACAACTTCGACGGCTAACTTCGCCGTATTGAAGAACAAGCAAATTACTATTAAAGCCGAAGAACCGACTGCTGAAGTCAAGCCGATTTTGTACAGCAACTTTACACCGGGCGAAAATTCACCCAGCGAATACTTTGTTATGGACGAAGGCAGCGCTTTGACGCTCGAAGGTCTCGAAATCAGAGGCGACAGCCCGATGGCTCCAGGAATTCCGGTTCAAACAAAACTTATTTCATACCCGGTCCCATTGAACGAAATCCAGGTAGGAAAACTCTATATTAAAGATTGCGTTATTCATGATTTTGCTGGCAATATGATAGACGGCGCATTTGACGAAACGCTCTATAACGTGGTTCAGGATACGATTATGATTCATAATACGATCGTATATAACCTTGGAGACGAACCGGGAAGCGGCACAACTGGTTCGGTGGTTCAGTTCAAATACGCAAATTGCAAATACTTTGAAGCAAAGAACTGCACATTTTATCACATTAACGCATACGGATTGCGTTTTATGGGAGGTTCCAGTTACCCTAATTCATTTCCTCCAAAAGGTCTGATTGACCATTGTACTTTTAACGATGTTGGCGGGGGAAAAAATATGATTCTTGTAGAACACTCAGAAAATGAGTGGGTACTTTCAAATTCGATCTTCTCTAATGCTCAGGATAAAACCGAAAAAGTTTTGTATTTCAAAAGAGCTTCTTCCGATATGCCTCCGATTGCAACCTGGCAAAAATTATGCTTCTGGGAATTGGGCCCAAACCGCGATTTGAGATGGGTTACAATTCCTTCGGAAAACGATACGATTTATATGGACCCCGAATATCTCGATCCTGAAAACGGTGACTTTACATTACCCGCCGGTTCGCCTCTGCTTACATTCGGTACGGACGGCGGTCCTATCGGCGACTTAAGATGGGCCGGCAATGCTGTCTCCGTAGAAGAAAATGAAATTCTTCCGACAAGTTTCAGTCTGGAACAAAATTATCCCAATCCGTTCAATCCGACTACAAATATCTCGTTTACTATTCCCGAAGCCGGTTATACAAAACTTGCCGTATACGATATTTTGGGAAGAGAAGTAGCCGTGCTGATCGACGGTCAATTGAACGCGGGCAATCATAACGTTACGTTCAATGCCGAAAATTTATCAACGGGAATATATCTCTATAAACTTACATCGAAAGAGACGTCGCTCGTACGTAAAATGATGCTGATTAAATAA
- a CDS encoding LamG-like jellyroll fold domain-containing protein: MSPQVIAYWKFDECKNFIVNDFMQFHINGAAFLMNENSWTEGINNAALLFDGVDDYVEMPHHGAIDFSTESFSISCWFELNEMKETSMYLINKGSFAKDPLNKKSGKWYGIEIKNNELRFAIDDDTNKTTARLTNLSNYLSEGWNNVIGVRDAQNGKLKLFFNGKPADEAADITGDISERENLFVGNSSDKNAPFSGAIDELKIFNYPVDAAEAEKIFRQFITSLKETDKIPYNLELSQNYPNPFNPETIIRYSLPEKGHVRLKLFDVLGREIRTLIDEYRTSGVYSYRFSLNALPDKNLPNGIYYYQLTFDNKTITKKMLLLK; encoded by the coding sequence TTGTCTCCCCAAGTAATCGCTTACTGGAAATTCGACGAGTGTAAAAATTTTATTGTCAATGATTTTATGCAATTTCATATAAACGGCGCCGCTTTTTTAATGAATGAGAATTCGTGGACCGAAGGCATAAACAATGCGGCGCTATTATTCGACGGAGTGGACGATTATGTGGAAATGCCTCATCACGGCGCCATTGATTTTTCAACGGAAAGTTTTTCGATTTCCTGTTGGTTCGAATTAAACGAAATGAAAGAAACGTCGATGTATTTGATTAATAAAGGCTCTTTTGCAAAAGACCCGTTGAACAAAAAGTCGGGCAAATGGTACGGCATTGAAATAAAGAATAACGAACTTCGTTTTGCAATCGACGACGATACAAATAAAACAACCGCAAGGCTGACGAATTTGTCAAATTATCTTTCGGAAGGATGGAATAATGTAATTGGGGTAAGAGATGCGCAAAACGGAAAACTCAAATTATTTTTCAACGGTAAACCGGCGGACGAAGCGGCCGACATTACGGGCGATATTTCCGAAAGGGAAAATTTATTTGTAGGAAACAGTTCCGATAAGAACGCTCCGTTTTCCGGCGCGATCGACGAATTAAAAATATTTAACTATCCGGTTGACGCGGCAGAAGCCGAAAAAATATTCAGACAATTTATTACTTCTTTGAAAGAAACTGACAAAATTCCATATAATCTCGAATTGAGCCAGAATTATCCCAATCCTTTCAATCCGGAAACAATTATAAGATATTCACTGCCGGAAAAAGGACATGTAAGATTAAAGTTGTTCGACGTTCTCGGAAGGGAAATCAGAACATTGATTGATGAATACAGGACGTCGGGCGTATATTCTTACCGTTTTAGTTTGAACGCATTGCCTGATAAAAATTTGCCGAACGGAATTTATTATTATCAACTTACTTTTGACAATAAAACAATCACTAAAAAAATGTTGCTACTCAAATAA